One genomic segment of Mytilus galloprovincialis chromosome 5, xbMytGall1.hap1.1, whole genome shotgun sequence includes these proteins:
- the LOC143075776 gene encoding steryl-sulfatase-like, which translates to MMLQTIVTLLVFSIISAKKPPNILIIIADDLGYGDVGCFGNKTIPTPSIDKLASQGARLTHHLAASSLCTPSRSAMLTGRYPSRTGMVPTPPSRAGIILFLASSAGLPQSEVTIAEQAKSKGYRTGLIGKWHLGLSKSKYNDNIFHPNNHGFDYYYGHPLTNVQDWYNDGSSLLYHQIPRISWYALTSVIVTMLTMYFLYKREYIGLKIVIFVLFSLIFLWSYFFFAFLNMILLNSLLYRNLDIVEQPINLETLSERYTKESIEFMENSTNNNAPFLLVVSWNHVHTALITSKRFRGKSKHGRYGDAVEELDYGTGQIISKLDELGLTDDTLVYFTSDNGAHLEERGMHGEVDGGINSPFKGGKGHPSVDGGIRVPSIVRFPNQIQKNIDINEPTTQMDMFTTISNLIEADIPKDRPIDGKDIMPLMKQKESITPTPVLYHYCNNEIHAMRYRPPEGNKVWKLVFKEPNYMSGQEKCEGLACLCRNALVLNPPVFYELTSDLGERKPIPSDSSEKYRNLRDIMMKQLDDHVTSVGTINSQLTFTKLLWNPFLQPCCNFPTCKCTDPKYS; encoded by the exons atg ATGTTGCAAACCATTGTTACTTTACTCGTATTTTCTATCATTTCCGCGAAGAAACCACCAAATATTCTAATTATTATTGCCGATGATTTGGGATATGGTGACGTGGGTTGCTTCGGAAACAAAACTATACCTACCCCAAGTATTGATAAGCTAGCTAGTCAAGGAGCCAGACTAACTCACCATCTTGCAGCTTCATCTCTGTGTACACCTAGTAGATCTGCGATGTTGACGGGACGATATCCTTCTCGAACAG GAATGGTACCAACTCCACCATCAAGAGCTggaataattttatttcttgcaAGTTCAGCAGGATTGCCACAAAGTGAAGTTACAATTGCAGAACAGGCCAAGTCAAAAGGATATAGAACTGGATTAATAG GAAAATGGCATCTTGGACTAAGTAAATCAAAATATAACGACAATATATTCCATCCTAATAACCACGGATTTGATTATTATTATGGACATCCTCTAACAAACGTTCAAGACTGGTACAATGATGGATCAAGCCTTCTCTATCACCAAATTCCAAGGATTAGCTGGTATGCATTAACAAGTGTTATTGTGACGATGCTAACTATGTATTTTCTTTACAAGAGAGAATACATTGGACTTAAAATAgtaatatttgtacttttttcgttgatttttttGTGGTCATATTTTTTCTTTGCGTTTCTAAATATGATCCTGCTCAACTCTTTGCTGTATCGTAATTTAGATATCGTTGAACAGCCAATAAATTTAGAGACTTTGTCTGAACGTTATACTAAGGAAAGCATTGAGTTCATGGAAAACAGTACGAACAATAATGCACCATTTTTACTGGTAGTTAGCTGGAACCATGTTCATACTGCTCTGATTACATCAAAAAGATTTCGCGGGAAATCCAAACATGGTCGCTATGGAGACGCAGTTGAAGAACTGGATTACGGAACAGGGCAAATTATATCTAAACTCGACGAACTTGGCCTAACCGATGATACTCTAGTGTATTTTACATCAGATAATGGCGCTCATCTAGAGGAAAGAGGAATGCACGGCGAGGTCGACGGAGGAATAAATTCACCCTTTAAAG GTGGCAAAGGACACCCTTCTGTAGATGGTGGAATAAGGGTCCCATCCATAGTCCGTTTTCCAAACCAAATACAAAAGAACATTGATATCAACGAACCAACAACTCAGATGGATATGTTCACAACAATCAGCAATTTGATTGAGGCAGACATACCAAAAGATAGACCTATTGACGGAAAAGATATCATGCCTCTAATGAAACAAAAAGAAAGCATAACTCCTACACCGGTTCTGTATCACTATTGTAACAATGAAATCCATGCAATGAGATACAGACCGCCAGAAG GAAATAAAGTTTGGAAGCTCGTGTTTAAAGAGCCAAATTATATGTCAGGACAAGAGAAGTGTGAAGGTTTAGCGTGTCTGTGTAGAAACGCATTAGTATTAAACCCTCCTGTGTTTTATGAATTGACTTCAGATCTAGGAGAACGAAAACCAATACCATCTGATTCTAGTGAAAAGTATAGAAATCTTAGAGATATTATGATGAAACAGTTAGATGATCATGTGACATCTGTTGGTACTATAAATTCTCAGTTGACATTTACTAAACTTTTATGGAATCCCTTTTTACAACCATGCTGTAATTTCCCTACATGTAAATGTACTGATCCTAAATATAGTTAA